AAAGCATTTGAGAGGGATTGAGAGCCAGAGTGTAAGAGATCATAATAACGAGAATGAGAATGTTATCtattcttgacagaatagagaacagggCAAGACGACACATCTCTGGTTTTGACAGATCTGTCTTTTTAGCAGAGCCTTGAACATTATGTActggccaacattgtcaaagtaccacattgGGCTCCACTCTGTGGACAGctagaagtgagcttctacacaacaagatgggcagccaacagcaactacactctggctgtacccttctcaagaacatcacttcatctgagatcacgTATTTCTAGGATGACTTGAgtttggaacatgttcgtacagcataatgacatcagcTAAATAAAGTCAATTGACCTTTCCACTTTAAGAGGGAAAGGGGTGCCAGCAAAGGACCCCTTGATCCAGTGAATTGGGGCTAgaatccccttccttggatcaaacctgattaccttccattctacACGTTTTCACTTCAAAATATGTGCAGTATAATGATGCCTTACAGTCTATTCACATTAATGCAAATGTAGTGAATACCACCTCTCTATTTATTACTTGTCTGTATAATTTCTGTGACCTTTTTATTTTTATAGTATGTACCAGCTTAATAGTGCAGATATACAGGATCACATACCAGTAGTTGTGGtaatggggttgtaaaaagtgAATATAATCATAACAAAGTCTTATGCTGCCCTATGTTGAGTCACATGTATCAAGTCCTCATTCATAAATTGTTTCCATGGATTCTGTACAGGTACTCATGAAACGTCTTCGATTAGATATGTTTACCGAAAGTGAACTTAATGGATTGGCTGAGGACAGAGTAAAACGGGGTATTGATGAGGAAgcggagaaagaggaggagccaCAAATTGACATATTTGATGAACTTTTGGGTAACAGGGGCTACCCAGCCTTCTCCCAAACAACTATTCTACCATCAGCTTCTGCTACACCAAATTCAAGTCAACCTAACAAGGTATGCAGGAGAAATTACCACCTTTTCTTTTTGAGTCAAGCTGATCCTTATACAGTAATTATGTAGTTTTTTGAGGAGTATACATTGTATTGTCATGTATGATTGAGAAATCTTCTGCACATTTAGGTATGGTATGACTGCATAACCTCCACAACCCTACTCTTAATAGTAGACAAAAAAATAGTTATCATGACTAATAGTAGCTGGATAATTTTttgtttttaacaagtcggccgtctcccaccgaggcagggtgacccaaaaagaaagaaaaaatccccaaaaagaaaatacagtggacccccagttaacgatattttttcactccagaagtatgttcaggtgccagtactgaccgaatttgttcccataaggaatattgtgaagtagattagtccatttcagacccccaaacatacacgtacaaacgcacttacataagtacacttacataattggtcgcattcggaggtgattgttatgcgggggtccactgtactttcatcatcattcaacactttcacctcactcacacataatcactgtttttccagaagtgctcagaacacaacagtttagaagcatatatatataaagatacacaacatatccctctaaactgccaatatcccaaacccctcctttaaagtgcaggcattgtacttcccattttcaggactcaagtccggctatataaaaataactgaatcaattcactaaatattaccctgctcacactccaacagatcatcaggtcccaaacacACTGGAagtccacaaaacctcccttaccccttccttcccaccttttcgaggacaaccactaccccgccttccttcgccTACAGacttaaatgctctccatgtcattctactttggtccattctctcttaatgaccaaaccacctcaacaacccctcttcagccctctgactaatacttttattaactccgcaccttctcctaatttccacactccgaattttctgcataatatttacaccacacattgcccttagacaggacatctccactgcctcctcgctgctgcattcacaacccaagaatcacacccatataaaagtgttgataATACTAtaattcatacattcccttctttgcctccatagataatgttttttgtctccacacatacctcaacgcaccactcagctttttttccctcatcaattctatgattaacctcatccttcataaatccatctgctgacatgtcaactcccaagtatctgaaaacattcacttcttccatactcctcctccccaatttgatatccaatttttctttatgtaaatcatttgataccatcatcaccttactcttttctatgttcgctttcaactttctacctttacacacactcccaaactcgtccacgaacctttgcaaattttctttagcatctcataagcacagtatcataagcaaagagcaactgtgtcaattcacattttgtatttgattccccataatttaatcccacccctctcccgaacaccctagcatttacttcttttacaaccccatctataaatatacaggtaccatccgacttacgaccgagtttggttccgagaaaccggtcgtaagtcgaactttactactgaatatcaacatcacatttttgtaatgactttattttattgttttattttggtatttcatgttttacttaaatagttagttgtttatttcccagaaatttggcataaaaaacatggtcgtaagtcgagtggtcgtatgtcgagcatgtcgtaagtcggatggtaggtatattaaacaaccatggtgacattacacatccctgtctaagaccaacttttactgggaagtagtctccctctcttctacacaccctaccctgagcctcactatcctcataaaaactctttacagcatttagtaacataccacctattccatatacagtggaccctcgactaacgctattaatccgttcctgagagctcatcgttagtcaagttaattttccccataagaaataatggaaatcaaattaatccgtgtaggacaccccaaagtatgaaaaaaaagtttttaccacatgaaatattaattttaatacacacaaactgaagaaggcatgcacagttacatgacacttacctttattgaagatcaggtgatgattgatgggatgggaggaggggagagtgttgatggtcttagtgtttagaaggggaatctccttccattaggacttgaggtggcaagtcctttcccttccctttaaatctctcaaaccaacctttgctggccttaaattcactcacatcaccactagttgctggcatttttttaattaaatcgtcatgcaacttcctagccttttcacatatgatcgcttgagagatgctatctcctgctatctgtttttcgtttatccacaccaataacagtctctcaacatcttcgagtacttgcgatctcggtttcgaaaacatagttgcacctttggcaagaacagcttccttgattgctgttttcttgccCACGATAGTAGCGACGGTTGATTGGgattttgtgtacaacctggccagctcggagacacgcactccactttcatacttagcaatgatctctttcttcatatccatagtaattctcaccctttttgctgtagggttggcactagaagctttcttggggcccatggtgacttattttgcaggtgcaatcactaaaaaggctgtgataatatgaaatgttccgattgtatgcttggaagcgaccacggtggctggctggcttgtaaacactggccagaagtggacgcgtctcagacggaacgaatagtgttggtcgagttttttagcgctagtcgaggcaaaatttttgcgttaaaatgtatcgctagttggatttatcgttaatcgatgccatagttggtcgagggtccactgtacttgcaacatctgccacattgcagtATAAATTTATATACGTACATATTTTGGTTCTGTATAATTTATAAATTGAGTGTAGTGTAACACTCTTACCTTAGGATATTTTATTTCTTGGCCTCTTTGCAGACACTGACAGATGAACAGAAAGAACGAATTGAGAGAAATAGAAGACTTGCAGAGGAAAAACGCTTGGCAAGGTTAAAACAACAAAAAGAAATGGCCAAAGAAACAGCATCAGTAAATGAAGACCTTGAGGCTCCAGTCGAGTCTGTAGACATCTTCGGTAATATGCCATAGATTCTTTTTGCTGACAATGTCATCATTATTATTTTCTATCATCATGGGTTGGAGAAATATTTATTGTAAGAGGTTGGTTGGAGAAATGATCGAACAGAAAAATTGGTTTAAAGATATTTAGAAAGTTTTTTTATAGTTAATTAACTAAATACGATCCAACCTCTAATCTAAAATGCTTGAGTATAGTGGATGTTAATGAGCTACAATCATTGGGAATTAGCTTAGGTACAGTAGTCTTGTATGCATGAAGCAGAAGTGTATATCAGTATATTACATTTTAATAGTAATGTGGGGACACACTACCTTTTAATGATGAAGTAGCTATTTCTATGGTCTTGAGAGTGAAGCTGGTGAGGCGAGAGTATAGGTGATGAAGTGAGAGGATGGTGATGCAGTTGCTGAGGCTTTCAGGATGATTCCTCTGGACATTCATTTAGGTCTGGCTAGTCTAAGACAGGTGAGGTAATTGATGTAGTGGGCATTGAGGAGGTAAATATGGTATGGGTGTAGGTtggtgttgctgtagtggtgaAGCAACTCTGGCAGATCACTGTGCAAATTTTGTTTGGAACTGCTGGTGGCCTTTGATGTTTGGATTAGCATTGGCTGGTTAGCTTTCCCATGAGACATTGTAGATTGCATCACTACAAAAATGCAGGTCTCAGTTTAATATGCAATAGACACCAAGGTTGGGGTTTATGGAATTAAATGAAAGATATTGCTGtgaaccacctccaccaccaccaccacctcctgcctccaCCGCCACTATCCAAGCCGAGGCCTTGCCTCGGACAACTCAACCGCCAGCCAAGAAAGCTAAAACACATGAAGCAAGGGCTGCAACTCCCCACACCGCTACTACTGCtccaccacaacaaggagccaaGGTCAAGACTACCAAAACTCAAGAACCAAGAGCTGCAGCTCCCCAGGCCACTGCCAATCCCCCACGGCAACAAGAAGCCAAGGGCAAGAGTGGTGGACACTGCACAACCAACCAGAAGAAGAACCCAATGCAAACTCCAGAATGTGAGCAGGACATCAACGACATTGTGAAACCCAACTTAGAACACTTTGCCAACCGTATCTACTCCGCCCTCAACAATGCTGGAATCGACCACGAAGCACTGAGGAACAGGTTTAATCAGCTTGCTGCAGAGGGTTCCCCCCTCTAGCACTACCATCAagacaagtttccccagcactttgctgcctgctaaagctggggtgtggctccaatgggaccctgttttctgcctctgcccgactgtgACGTTGAAGATCCCAAGGAAGAAGACACTCCCCACTTGGGGAGTCaatgcaagatagaagaagaagttaccctccaaccagggggcccaagagagaagatagaagaatgaagaagacgaacgacacccccgccgggtcaccatctggagaagacccaggCCGGAATtaccggcaaatctctaatgaatgaatgaaagttGTGTGTGGTTAACCACCCTATTAATTTTCAAAAGGCCGAGAAGGTTGTAGCAAGTAAATCCATGGTTGAACAAAATCTAATAGAATATGAGTGCAGGATTACATAAATTAGATTCATATATAATGAATAGAATTTGTGAGGGCTAAGCTGTGTTGATAAAATTCCCACTTGCCTGACTTGCCCATGCATGCACATGTGTGCTTGTATGTGCATATTTATATATGCTTACATGTATGTAtgcatctccatggggaaatggaacagaattcttcctccgtaagccatgcgtgtcataagaggctactccaatgccgggagcaaggaactggtaaccccttctcctgtatgtattactaaatttaaaaggagaaactttcatttttccttttgggccatctgccttgatgggatatggtaggtttgttgaaagaagaagaatatgtatgtgtgcatctttctttctttcaacaaactggtcatatcccaccgaagcagggtggcccaaaaaaagaaaaacaaaagtttctctttttaattatagtaatgcatacaggataaggggttactagccccttgctctgggCATttgagtcgcctcttacgacacgcatggcttacggaggaagaattctgttccacttacccatggagagtatgtgtgcatgtgtataaattgtatatccatcTATCCATCTagtatttcttttctttttttttaatggcTAATTTATCTCTTCATTTCATCTCGTATAGTTCCtttaacatttttacccacttcctTATTTGCATTAattaatttaacccttaaactgtccaaacgtagatctacgttttttcaacatttgaaagtaggTAAAAAATGTagagcttcttttttttttttacatttgaaaacttgtaaaaaaactttgatttaccttttttttatatatatatatatttgaaaatatgtaaaagaacgtagatctacttttggagcactacgcatgtgaacgtagatctgtttggacagtttaagggttaaagagggCATTAATAAGGAGTATTTTGCCTATATTTCAGATAATCTGAAGACAGCAGTGAGCATGAATGTAAATACACCAGCGAACGAAGAAGCTCCCAGTAATGCTTCAGTGGAGGAAGACTGTACCACTGGCATAGAAAATATGGAGGCTGAGGAAGGTGAAGAGGCAGAAGTGAGAATGACAGACGAGGAAGTGATGCATGAACTGGCTGAGGAAGGTGGTGAagaagctgcagtaagaatgataGAAGAGGAATCGAAGCAGGAACTAGCAGAAGGTGGAAAGGCAACAGTAATAATGACAGAAGATGAAGTGATACAGGAACTGGCTGAGGAAggcagtgaagaagtagcagtAAGAATAATAGAAGAGGAATCAAAGCAGGAACTAGCAGAAGGTGGAAAGACAACAGTAATAATGACAGAAGATGAAGTGATACAGGAACTGGCTCAGGAAGGTGGTGAAGGAGCAGCAGGAAGAATGACTTAAGAGGAAATGGCACAAGAATTGACAGgagaagagagagatgctccGTCCCTAACAAGTCAAGTTACTCGCACACATGACCATGATAAGGAAAAGGGTTGTGATAAATATACATTTGACCTCCCATCAGAAAGTTGCTATTTTCATCAGAAACTAGCAATAAACTAACAGGAGAGAGCACATGATGTGTTCAAGAAGAAGCAAATTCCCTTTGTACAGAAGACAATATGCTAAATCAAGATTAAAGCTAATTAAGAGCATTGCATACATGCATGGGTGCATATGTATTCGGCAAGGCCAATACAGTACATGACTGCAAAGACGTTTACATTTGCATACAGATGCACACATTTTTTCCTCTCAACAGAATTCTAATATTAAAAGTATCACATACGATTGGTATTAAAGTGCAGTCAGTGCTATTAAAATACACATGAAATAATAAATAAGGTATGTACGTATTGTTTATGAAACAGTAATATATAAAGTACTGTACATATAAgtaatatttagtaatttaagttGAATATAGTTTGTGTTTTGTGAGGGTACTTTTTAAGATGAAGATTCTTCACTGGGATTTTACATAAAAAATTGCCTTTTTATTCAgtactttatatataaaaaatattttttaaataacaATCGGTTTGATATATAAATAAAGCTCTTGACTTAAATAATTAGTTTGTGTTTAGAGTAACCTTTTTATTAAAGTACAACAGCTTTTGTACACACATTGTGACTTGAGGTTTTCTTCACCATAATACaatagagagcaaccacccagggaggtactgctgtCCTGCCAgctgagtgtgaaatggaaacctgtaattgttttacatgatggtaggattgctggtgtcttttttgtctcaaaCACATGGGataacaggtatgtcttgcttcttctacttacactttggtcacactacacttgaatgtacatgcatatatatttacacactcctctgagttttcttctattttcttaatagttcttgttctcctTTATTTtctcttcctctgtaagccatgcatgtcataagtaATGACTAaattgctgggagcaaggggctagtaaccctttctcctgtatatattaccaaAATTTAGAAGAAAAACCTGCTTTTCTTTTTAAATTACTATACTGTAAACAAATAGCTAAAATGTTCAAGGAAAGAGGTTTTGTGTTGTGTCGCAATTATGTACACATtgcctctgtataaggtgcttcACAGGTGCATGGTACCTCGAGGGAGGTCATATAGTGTCTGGGGGAATGGGCGACATTccactttgatccaaggaagggaaggacaaGTCCAGTTTCCTAGATAAAGACCCCCATATTAACATCAAGACCCTTGAAGAATAAGGTAAGTACATAATAGCTGATTTTTTGAGAATCTGCAAAGTTTTTGATACTTCTGTTGCAATATATTGGATATGAGTTTGAAATTTTAGTTCATTACACAGGTGCCAGCATATAATTTTACCTTCATATTTTTTTCTGTTGATGTGTTTGCCATTTATTTTGATGTTGATTTGACTGTATGATTTAATGCCAAAATTTTACACTTTGGTCATACAGGAAATTGTTTTATGCTAGAGTGTGCCATCTATAATTATGCACATCATAATGATCCCTCTTCCAAACAAACTCAATCTCACTGTCCCTTCGAGAGAGGCTTCTTGAGGTTTTatagcaaaattggatacatcagcagtaagGTGCTACcctattttatatgatagttacatagtggaacCAAAACCTGAatgtttttctgtcatattccatcacacaagatggggtTCATACAGGGTTGAAATCTGtgagcctgagatgggagacttaagtagggcaatgaggatattAAGTATTTTATTAAAGGTTCATTAACTATAGGAGCTTCAACAGTTTTGCTCCATCAGAACTTGAGTTtctattacttgggaattaccatctcacAAGATGGCCTGTCCAAGctctgatgctggtgaaaggctttTAATCCAGTGACAGGGAGTTACCCTCCTATTCTTGGATCAGATCTGtttatctcccattccccaggcactctaTGACCCTCTTTCCCTCTTCTATGGATTTAGCACTTTACTTTATAAAATAAGACTTCATCTCGCTTGATTGTATGTATGTTCCCTTCTGTGTCCTGTCTTCACATGAGAACATGAAAGATGAATATGCTAGGCTATAACCTATCTATGATGAAAGCAACAGGCTGCCAGCTGTTTCATATAATCGTATCACCCATTGACTAGAACCTACAATGCCATCCTTCAATATTCCTACATCTGTGCACAACCATTATAAAGTACCTCCAATGCCCCTGCCTCTTCGATCTCTTTTTCTAGCTTAGGCAGCCCACATTAGACTTAGGCCTTCTTGTGCATATAATAACATACATAATGTTTTACTTATCATATTCCATAACacaggatgattttcctgtcatactccactaCACAAGATAGTGTTTAATTCATATTTCATCATGCAGAATGGTTTTCATGTTATACTCAGTCACAGGATAGATTTTTCAAATGATACAGTGAAATGTACCGCATACCGGACGCATTGcataacgtacaatccgcataccggacgctttgatcgctaaaattttgcctcgcataccgcccaaaaacccgctcaccgcccttcgtccgagacgcgtccaatgtgcggcctgagccagcctcatatgttccgccggtggcattgtttaccagccagcctccgcggtaacatccaagcatacaatcggaatatttcgtattattacagtgttttcggtgctttatctggaaaataagtgaccatgggccccaagaaagcttctagttccaaccctacagcaataagggttagaattccaatagagatgaagaaagagatcattgataagtatgaaagtggagtgcgtatcgccgacctggtcaggttgtacaagaaacccaaatcaaccatctctactattgtgggcaacagaaaggcaatcaaggaagctgttcttgccaaaggtttaactgtgttttcgaaacagagatcgcaagtgatggaagatgttgagagactcttattggtgtggataaatgaaaaacagctagcaggagatagcgtttctcaagcgatcataagcgaaaaggctaggaagttgcatgaggatttaattaaaaaaaggcctgcaactagtgatgatgtgagtgaatttaaggccagcaaaggttggtttgagagatttaagaagcgtagtggcatacatagtgtgataaggcatggtgaggctgccagttcggaccacaaagcggctgaaaaatatgtgcaggaattcaaggagtacatagacagtgaaggactgaaacctgaacaagtgtttaattgtgatgaaacaggcctgttttggaagaaaatgccaagcaggacctacattactcaggaggaaaaggcactcccaggacataagcctatgaaagacaggcttactttgttgatgtgttccaatgctactggtgattgcaaagtgaagcctttattagtgtatcactctgaaactcccagaccgttcaggcaaaagaatgtcctcaaggagaatttgtgtgtgctgtggagggcaaacagtaaggcatgggtcactagggactttttctatgactggttacaccatgcatttgcccccaatgtgaaagattacctaactgaaaagaaattagaacttaagtgcctcctggtgttagacaatgcccctggtcatcctacagacgtggcagagcgactttatggggacatgaaattcattaaggtgaagtttttgcctcctaataccactcctctcctgcagcccatggaccagcaggttattgcaaacttcaaaaaactgtacacaaaagctctgtttgaaaggtgctttgtagtgacctcagaaactcaactgactctaagagagttttggagagatcactttaatatcctcaattgtataaaccttataggtaaggcttgggagggagtgactaagaagaccttgaactctgcttggaagaaactgtggccagaatgtgtagacaaaagggattttgaagggtttgaggctaaccctgagaggagtatgccagttgaggaatcaattgtggcattggggaagtccttggggttggaggttagtggggatgatgtggaagagttggtggaggaggacaatgaagaactaaccactgatgagctgatagatcaacttcaacagcaagaggccagacctgaggaaactggttcaaaggaggggagagagaaattgaaggaattgcctactacaaagattaaggaaatctgtgcaatgtggcttgaaagtgcaaacctttatggatgaaaatcaccctcacacagctattgcaagccgtgctggtgactattacactgacaatgttgtgaaacactttagggaagtcataaaggaacgagaggtacaggccactatggacagatatgttgtgcgaaagaagtccagtgactctgaagctggtcctagtggcattaaaagaa
The window above is part of the Cherax quadricarinatus isolate ZL_2023a unplaced genomic scaffold, ASM3850222v1 Contig2881, whole genome shotgun sequence genome. Proteins encoded here:
- the LOC128700784 gene encoding TIMELESS-interacting protein is translated as MDLNVEELFGHREADSVRDSDSEAEGNEDSDDGGVNNPMEEAVEVPEAGASQETGTQQQPVKPKRVVKNPQPKLDAHRLAGPRGITVLQKAFKDVKFHGKGHEKEDLAVLLKRLEHWAHRLFPKLPFKDTLEEIEKLGLKKNVQVLMKRLRLDMFTESELNGLAEDRVKRGIDEEAEKEEEPQIDIFDELLGNRGYPAFSQTTILPSASATPNSSQPNKTLTDEQKERIERNRRLAEEKRLARLKQQKEMAKETASVNEDLEAPVESVDIFDNLKTAVSMNVNTPANEEAPSNASVEEDCTTGIENMEAEEGEEAEVRMTDEEVMHELAEEGGEEAAVRMIEEESKQELAEGGKATVIMTEDEVIQELAEEGSEEVAVRIIEEESKQELAEGGKTTVIMTEDEVIQELAQEGGEGAAGRMT